The following coding sequences are from one Neurospora crassa OR74A linkage group I, whole genome shotgun sequence window:
- a CDS encoding TOS1, whose product MRLPTIPTRFLPTTIPSEYKLPARTSARTRVTHESGTWFCSQVDQVLYTKVSGRGSGTYEAVTFMDANTGRCDKATRAWSGDLAPFNEPISLHFHGPLHLKQVAFYQPNSDGSYSRKGFYHAQSQTAEGITFMGNFGGTAGSGVFTSAFGNSLSFVNSHGNGGASQPIILADTTVSDTADFSMFTDQKCDDGSCGYIQPGAAARKGFPGPNRMFLFEFSMPHSPPNADGSDPSDKPALWLLNARIPYTQQYDKCSCWDFGCGEFDIFEVVNKHDEKALSTFHLNPLGFGDPNYFRRPSDGPIKVALFMDGNDGGRVSVKVLGRSDGARFGGALSAGEVNELKKKSEGRVSEYVINWPAA is encoded by the exons ATGCGACTTCCAACAATCCCCACTCGGTTTCTCCCGACAACGATACCTTCCGAGTACAAACTCCCAGCTCGGACCTCTGCAAGGACAAGGGTCACGCATGAGAGCGGCACCTGGTTCTGCTCTCAGGTAGATCAGGTTCTGTACACCAAGGTCTCGGGTAGAGGCAGTGGCACATATGAGGCTGTTACCTTCATGGATGCCAACACTGGTCGTTGTGACAAGGCGACCAGGGCTTGGAGCGGCGATTTGGCTCCTTTCAACGAGCCT ATCTCTCTCCATTTTCACGGTCCCCTCCACCTCAAGCAGGTGGCGTTCTACCAGCCCAACAGCGACGGCTCCTACTCTCGCAAGGGCTTCTACCACGCGCAGAGCCAGACCGCTGAGGGAATCACCTTCATGGGTAACTTCGGCGGTACCGCCGGCTCAGGTGTTTTCACCTC CGCCTTTGGAAACTCCCTCTCCTTCGTAAACTCCCACGGCAATGGCGGCGCCAGCCAACCCATCATCTTAGCAGACACCACCGTTTCCGACACCGCGGACTTCTCCATGTTCACCGACCAAAAGTGCGACGATGGCTCATGCGGGTACATCCAACCCGGCGCCGCAGCCCGCAAAGGCTTTCCCGGCCCCAACCGCATGTTCCTCTTTGAGTTTTCGATGCCACACTCCCCTCCCAACGCCGACGGGTCCGACCCCTCCGACAAACCCGCGTTGTGGCTCCTTAACGCGCGCATCCCGTACACCCAACAATACGACAAGTGCTCGTGCTGGGATTTCGGTTGCGGCGAGTTTGACATCTTTGAGGTTGTCAATAAGCATGACGAGAAGGCTTTGTCGACGTTCCACTTGAACCCCCTTGGTTTTGGCGACCCGAACTACTTCCGTAGACCGAGTGATGGACCGATCAAGGTCGCGTTGTTCATGGATGGTAATGATGGTGGACGAGTGAGTGTGAAGGTGCTGGGACGGAGCGATGGGGCGAGGTTTGGAGGTGCACTGAGCGCGGGTGAGGTGAacgagttgaagaagaagagcgaggGGAGGGTTAGTGAGTATGTGATCAATTGGCCGGCCGCTTGA